The Caretta caretta isolate rCarCar2 chromosome 10, rCarCar1.hap1, whole genome shotgun sequence genome has a window encoding:
- the MAN2A2 gene encoding alpha-mannosidase 2x isoform X3, whose amino-acid sequence MKLKKQVTVCGAAIFCVAVFSLYLMLDRVQHDPARHQSGGNFPRSQISVLQNRIEQLEQLLEENHEIISHIKESVLELTAHAEGQPLLLPYHTPNGSWVLPPESRPSFFSISPQDCQFALGSGGQKPDLQMLAVASVLPFDNQDGGVWKQGFDITYEPHEWDTEPLQVFVVPHSHNDPGWIKTFEKYYADQTQHILNSMVLKLREDPRRRFIWSEISFFSKWWDNISTQKRAAVRRCDPTVWLGCRPLWAQRHHALPAETRQPDQHADPEGTLRHQEALRCHSQPGVHVETDLGYDVPHTCGPDPKICCQFDFKRLPGGRINCPWKVPPRAITEANVAERAHLLLDQYRKKAKLFRSKVLLVPLGDDFRYDKPQEWDAQFLNYQRLFDFLNAHPGLHVQAQFGTLSDYFDALSKRTGIVPGMKPPGFPVLSGDFFSYADREDHYWTGYYTSRPFYKSLDRVLEAHLRGAEVLYSLALSHARHAGLDSRYPLSDYALLTEARRALGLFQHHDAITGTAKEAVVVDYGVRLLHSLVNLKRVISNAAHYLVLGDKEAYRYDPAGPFLGMDDMRLNQDSLPEKTVIKLDTSPRFVVLFNPLEQERLSVVSLLVSSPRVRVLSEEGQPLAVQLSAQWSSATDMVPDVYQVSIMTRLPALGLSVLQLYKSFDSHTTLMSSVHLHLHGRDLPVRPREVFPVRVVPATSDDFCLDNQHMQACFSGLTGLLQSVRWAGEEHKLSSEFLIYGTRSAKDKSGAYLFLPDGDAKPYAPKEPPVVRVTEGPFFSEVASYYQHVQQVVRLYNVPGVEGLSLDLSCLVDIRDHVNKEMALRLSTSIASEDTFFTDLNGFQIQPRRFLKKLPLQANFYPMPAMAYIQDKQSRLTLHTAQALGVSSLRSGQLEVILDRRLMQDDNRGLGQGLKDNKRTCNRFRLLLERRTTANKVQDSRPISFPSLLSHMTSMHLNAEVLAMPVTQEKPAPPALRSFQPFSGTVPCDFHILNLRTLQAEDESLPSAEMALILHRKGFDCGLEAKHLGFNCTTSQGKFSLGSLFHGLELGFLQPTSLTLMYPLGAASPNSTVIHMDPMEIATFRIHFG is encoded by the exons ATGAAGCTGAAGAAGCAGGTGACAGTGTGCGGAGCTGCCATCTTCTGCGTGGCCGTCTTCTCCCTCTACCTGATGCTGGACCGAGTGCAGCACGACCCTGCCCGGCACCAGAGCGGGGGCAACTTCCCGCGG AGCCAGATCTCGGTGCTGCAGAACCGCAtcgagcagctggagcagctgctggaggagaacCACGAGATCATCAGCCACATCAAGGAGTCGGTGCTGGAGCTGACGGCCCATGCAGAGGGGCAGCCGCTGCTGCTGCCCTACCACACACCCAACGGGTCCTGGGTGCTGCCACCCGAGAGCCGGCCCAGCTTCTTCTCCATCTCCCCACAGGACTGCCAGTTCGCACTGGGGAGCGGGGGCCAGAAGCCAGACCTGCAG ATGCTGGCCGTGGCCTCGGTGCTGCCCTTTGATAACCAGGACGGCGGCGTGTGGAAGCAGGGCTTTGACATTACCTACGAGCCCCATGAGTGGGACACGGAGCCCCTGCAGGTGTTTGTGGTGCCACACTCCCATAACGATCCAG GCTGGATCAAGACCTTTGAGAAGTACTACGCAGACCAGACACAGCACATCCTGAACAGCATGGTGCTGAAACTGCGGGAGGACCCGCGCCGCCGCTTCATCTGGTCTGAGATCTCCTTCTTCTCCAAGTGGTGGGACAACATCAGCACCCAGAAACGGGCTGCGGTGCGCAG GTGTGACCCCACGGTCTGGCTGGGCTGTCGACCCCTTTGGGCACAGCGCCACCATGCCCTACCTGCTGAGACGCGCCAACCTGACCAGCATGCTGATCCAGAGGGTACACTACGCCATCAAGAAGCACTTCGCTGCCACTCACAACCTGGAGTTCATGTGGAGACAGACCTGGG CTACGATGTGCCCCACACCTGCGGCCCTGACCCCAAGATCTGCTGCCAGTTTGACTTCAAGCGCCTGCCTGGGGGCAGGATCAACTGTCCATGGAAGGTGCCCCCCCGAGCCATCACTGAGGCCAACGTGGCCGAACG GGCACACCTCTTGCTGGACCAGTACCGCAAGAAGGCCAAGCTGTTCCGCAGCAAGGTGCTGCTGGTGCCTCTGGGAGACGACTTCCGCTACGACAAGCCCCAGGAGTGGGACGCCCAGTTCCTCAACTACCAGCGCCTCTTCGACTTCCTCAACGCCCACCCCGGCCTGCACGTGCAG GCACAGTTCGGGACCCTCTCCGATTACTTTGATGCTCTCTCCAAGAGGACCGGGATCGTCCCTGGGATGAAGCCGCCCGGCTTCCCCGTGCTGAGTGGAGACTTCTTCTCCTATGCAGACCGGGAGGACCACTACTGGACAGGCTACTACACCTCCCGGCCCTTCTACAAGAGCCTGGACCGCGTGCTGGAGGCCCATCTCCG GGGTGCAGAGGTCCTGTACAGCCTGGCGCTGAGTCACGCCCGGCATGCTGGCCTGGACAGCAGATACCCGCTCTCGGATTACGCCCTGTTGACCGAGGCCCGGCGTGCCCTGGGGCTCTTCCAGCACCACGACGCCATCACGGGCACCGCCAAAGAGGCCGTCGTGGTGGATTACGGTGTCAG GCTGCTCCACTCCCTGGTGAACCTGAAACGCGTCATCAGCAACGCCGCGCACTACCTGGTGCTGGGCGACAAGGAGGCCTATCGCTACGACCCCGCAGGGCCCTTCCTTGGCATG GACGACATGCGCCTCAACCAGGACTCGCTGCCTGAGAAAACCGTCATCAAGTTGGACACATCGCCCAG GTTCGTGGTGCTGTTTAACCCGCTGGAACAGGAGCGGCTCAGTGTCGTCTCACTGCTGGTGAGCTCCCCGCGCGTCCGCGTGCTCTCCGAGGAGGGGCAGCCCCTGGCCGTCCAGCTCAGCGCCCAGTGGAGCTCAGCCACGGACATGGTGCCCGATGTCTACCAG GTGTCCATCATGACCCGGCTGCCAGCACTGGGCCTCAGCGTCCTGCAGTTGTACAAGTCGTTCGACAGCCACACCACGCTCATGTCGTCTGTGCACCTCCACCTGCACGGGCGTGACTTGCCAGTGCGCCCACGCGAGGTCTTCCCTGTGCGCGTGGTCCCCGCCACCTCCGACGACTTCTGCCTGGACAACCAGCACATGCAGGCCTGCTTCTCCGGCCTCACCGGCCTGCTGCAG AGCGTCCGGTGGGCCGGGGAGGAGCACAAGCTGAGCAGTGAGTTCCTCATCTATGGCACCAGGAGCGCCAAGGACAAGAGTGGGGCCTACCTCTTCCTGCCGGACGGCGACGCCAAG CCCTATGCCCCCAAGGAGCCGCCCGTGGTGCGGGTGACCGAGGGACCTTTCTTCTCGGAGGTGGCCAGCTACTACCAGCATGTGCAGCAGGTGGTGCGGCTTTACAACGTGCCAG GGGTGGAGGGCCTGTCCCTGGATCTGTCCTGCCTGGTGGACATCCGCGACCACGTCAACAAGGAGATGGCCCTGCGCCTTAGCACCAGCATCGCCAGCGAGGACACCTTCTTCACCGATCTCAACGGCTTCCAG ATCCAGCCTCGCAGGTTCCTGAAGAAGCTGCCTCTCCAGGCCAACTTCTACCCCATGCCAGCCATGGCCTACATCCAGGACAAGCAGAGCCGCCTGACCCTGCACACGGCCCAGGCCCTGGGGGTGTCCAGCCTGCGCAGTG GCCAGCTGGAGGTGATTCTGGACCGGCGCCTCATGCAGGACGACAACCGTGGCCTCGGCCAGGGGCTGAAGGACAACAAGCGAACCTGCAACCGCTTCCGCCTCCTGCTGGAGCGCCGCACCACGGCCAACAAG GTGCAGGACAGTCGTCCAATCAGCTTCCCCTCTCTGCTGAGTCACATGACCTCCATGCACCTGAACGCAGAGGTGCTGGCGATGCCGGTTACTCAGGAGAAGCCAGCGCCCCCGGCCCTAAGGTCCTTTCAGCCCTTCTCAGGCACTGTCCCCTGTGACTTCCACATCCTcaacctgcggacactgcaggcAGAG GATGAGTCGCTGCCCTCGGCGGagatggctctgatcctgcatcGCAAGGGCTTCGACTGTGGCCTGGAGGCCAAACACCTGGGCTTCAACTGCACCACCAGCCAGGGCAAG TTCTCTCTTGGGAGCCTGTTCCACGGCTTGGAGCTGGGGTTCCTGCAGCCCACCTCGCTGACACTGATGTACCCGCTGGGCGCTGCCTCCCCCAACAGCACTGTGATCCACATGGACCCCATGGAGATCGCCACCTTCCGCATCCACTTCGGGTAG
- the MAN2A2 gene encoding alpha-mannosidase 2x isoform X4, giving the protein MKLKKQVTVCGAAIFCVAVFSLYLMLDRVQHDPARHQSGGNFPRSQISVLQNRIEQLEQLLEENHEIISHIKESVLELTAHAEGQPLLLPYHTPNGSWVLPPESRPSFFSISPQDCQFALGSGGQKPDLQMLAVASVLPFDNQDGGVWKQGFDITYEPHEWDTEPLQVFVVPHSHNDPGWIKTFEKYYADQTQHILNSMVLKLREDPRRRFIWSEISFFSKWWDNISTQKRAAVRRLVGNGQLEMVTGGWVMPDEANSHYFAMIDQLIEGHQWLEKNIGVTPRSGWAVDPFGHSATMPYLLRRANLTSMLIQRVHYAIKKHFAATHNLEFMWRQTWDPDSSTDIFCHMMPFYSYDVPHTCGPDPKICCQFDFKRLPGGRINCPWKVPPRAITEANVAERAHLLLDQYRKKAKLFRSKVLLVPLGDDFRYDKPQEWDAQFLNYQRLFDFLNAHPGLHVQAQFGTLSDYFDALSKRTGIVPGMKPPGFPVLSGDFFSYADREDHYWTGYYTSRPFYKSLDRVLEAHLRGAEVLYSLALSHARHAGLDSRYPLSDYALLTEARRALGLFQHHDAITGTAKEAVVVDYGVRLLHSLVNLKRVISNAAHYLVLGDKEAYRYDPAGPFLGMDDMRLNQDSLPEKTVIKLDTSPRFVVLFNPLEQERLSVVSLLVSSPRVRVLSEEGQPLAVQLSAQWSSATDMVPDVYQVSIMTRLPALGLSVLQLYKSFDSHTTLMSSVHLHLHGRDLPVRPREVFPVRVVPATSDDFCLDNQHMQACFSGLTGLLQSVRWAGEEHKLSSEFLIYGTRSAKDKSGAYLFLPDGDAKPYAPKEPPVVRVTEGPFFSEVASYYQHVQQVVRLYNVPGVEGLSLDLSCLVDIRDHVNKEMALRLSTSIASEDTFFTDLNGFQIQPRRFLKKLPLQANFYPMPAMAYIQDKQSRLTLHTAQALGVSSLRSGQLEVILDRRLMQDDNRGLGQGLKDNKRTCNRFRLLLERRTTANKVQDSRPISFPSLLSHMTSMHLNAEVLAMPVTQEKPAPPALRSFQPFSGTVPCDFHILNLRTLQAEDESLPSAEMALILHRKGFDCGLEAKHLGFNCTTSQGKFSLGSLFHGLELGFLQPTSLTLMYPLGAASPNSTVIHMDPMEIATFRIHFG; this is encoded by the exons ATGAAGCTGAAGAAGCAGGTGACAGTGTGCGGAGCTGCCATCTTCTGCGTGGCCGTCTTCTCCCTCTACCTGATGCTGGACCGAGTGCAGCACGACCCTGCCCGGCACCAGAGCGGGGGCAACTTCCCGCGG AGCCAGATCTCGGTGCTGCAGAACCGCAtcgagcagctggagcagctgctggaggagaacCACGAGATCATCAGCCACATCAAGGAGTCGGTGCTGGAGCTGACGGCCCATGCAGAGGGGCAGCCGCTGCTGCTGCCCTACCACACACCCAACGGGTCCTGGGTGCTGCCACCCGAGAGCCGGCCCAGCTTCTTCTCCATCTCCCCACAGGACTGCCAGTTCGCACTGGGGAGCGGGGGCCAGAAGCCAGACCTGCAG ATGCTGGCCGTGGCCTCGGTGCTGCCCTTTGATAACCAGGACGGCGGCGTGTGGAAGCAGGGCTTTGACATTACCTACGAGCCCCATGAGTGGGACACGGAGCCCCTGCAGGTGTTTGTGGTGCCACACTCCCATAACGATCCAG GCTGGATCAAGACCTTTGAGAAGTACTACGCAGACCAGACACAGCACATCCTGAACAGCATGGTGCTGAAACTGCGGGAGGACCCGCGCCGCCGCTTCATCTGGTCTGAGATCTCCTTCTTCTCCAAGTGGTGGGACAACATCAGCACCCAGAAACGGGCTGCGGTGCGCAG GCTGGTTGGCAATGGGCAGCTGGAGATGGTGACGGGCGGCTGGGTGATGCCCGACGAGGCCAATTCCCACTACTTCGCCATGATTGACCAGCTGATCGAGGGGCATCAGTGGCTGGAGAAGAACATCG GTGTGACCCCACGGTCTGGCTGGGCTGTCGACCCCTTTGGGCACAGCGCCACCATGCCCTACCTGCTGAGACGCGCCAACCTGACCAGCATGCTGATCCAGAGGGTACACTACGCCATCAAGAAGCACTTCGCTGCCACTCACAACCTGGAGTTCATGTGGAGACAGACCTGGG ACCCAGACTCCAGCACTGATATCTTCTGCCACATGATGCCCTTCTACAGCTACGATGTGCCCCACACCTGCGGCCCTGACCCCAAGATCTGCTGCCAGTTTGACTTCAAGCGCCTGCCTGGGGGCAGGATCAACTGTCCATGGAAGGTGCCCCCCCGAGCCATCACTGAGGCCAACGTGGCCGAACG GGCACACCTCTTGCTGGACCAGTACCGCAAGAAGGCCAAGCTGTTCCGCAGCAAGGTGCTGCTGGTGCCTCTGGGAGACGACTTCCGCTACGACAAGCCCCAGGAGTGGGACGCCCAGTTCCTCAACTACCAGCGCCTCTTCGACTTCCTCAACGCCCACCCCGGCCTGCACGTGCAG GCACAGTTCGGGACCCTCTCCGATTACTTTGATGCTCTCTCCAAGAGGACCGGGATCGTCCCTGGGATGAAGCCGCCCGGCTTCCCCGTGCTGAGTGGAGACTTCTTCTCCTATGCAGACCGGGAGGACCACTACTGGACAGGCTACTACACCTCCCGGCCCTTCTACAAGAGCCTGGACCGCGTGCTGGAGGCCCATCTCCG GGGTGCAGAGGTCCTGTACAGCCTGGCGCTGAGTCACGCCCGGCATGCTGGCCTGGACAGCAGATACCCGCTCTCGGATTACGCCCTGTTGACCGAGGCCCGGCGTGCCCTGGGGCTCTTCCAGCACCACGACGCCATCACGGGCACCGCCAAAGAGGCCGTCGTGGTGGATTACGGTGTCAG GCTGCTCCACTCCCTGGTGAACCTGAAACGCGTCATCAGCAACGCCGCGCACTACCTGGTGCTGGGCGACAAGGAGGCCTATCGCTACGACCCCGCAGGGCCCTTCCTTGGCATG GACGACATGCGCCTCAACCAGGACTCGCTGCCTGAGAAAACCGTCATCAAGTTGGACACATCGCCCAG GTTCGTGGTGCTGTTTAACCCGCTGGAACAGGAGCGGCTCAGTGTCGTCTCACTGCTGGTGAGCTCCCCGCGCGTCCGCGTGCTCTCCGAGGAGGGGCAGCCCCTGGCCGTCCAGCTCAGCGCCCAGTGGAGCTCAGCCACGGACATGGTGCCCGATGTCTACCAG GTGTCCATCATGACCCGGCTGCCAGCACTGGGCCTCAGCGTCCTGCAGTTGTACAAGTCGTTCGACAGCCACACCACGCTCATGTCGTCTGTGCACCTCCACCTGCACGGGCGTGACTTGCCAGTGCGCCCACGCGAGGTCTTCCCTGTGCGCGTGGTCCCCGCCACCTCCGACGACTTCTGCCTGGACAACCAGCACATGCAGGCCTGCTTCTCCGGCCTCACCGGCCTGCTGCAG AGCGTCCGGTGGGCCGGGGAGGAGCACAAGCTGAGCAGTGAGTTCCTCATCTATGGCACCAGGAGCGCCAAGGACAAGAGTGGGGCCTACCTCTTCCTGCCGGACGGCGACGCCAAG CCCTATGCCCCCAAGGAGCCGCCCGTGGTGCGGGTGACCGAGGGACCTTTCTTCTCGGAGGTGGCCAGCTACTACCAGCATGTGCAGCAGGTGGTGCGGCTTTACAACGTGCCAG GGGTGGAGGGCCTGTCCCTGGATCTGTCCTGCCTGGTGGACATCCGCGACCACGTCAACAAGGAGATGGCCCTGCGCCTTAGCACCAGCATCGCCAGCGAGGACACCTTCTTCACCGATCTCAACGGCTTCCAG ATCCAGCCTCGCAGGTTCCTGAAGAAGCTGCCTCTCCAGGCCAACTTCTACCCCATGCCAGCCATGGCCTACATCCAGGACAAGCAGAGCCGCCTGACCCTGCACACGGCCCAGGCCCTGGGGGTGTCCAGCCTGCGCAGTG GCCAGCTGGAGGTGATTCTGGACCGGCGCCTCATGCAGGACGACAACCGTGGCCTCGGCCAGGGGCTGAAGGACAACAAGCGAACCTGCAACCGCTTCCGCCTCCTGCTGGAGCGCCGCACCACGGCCAACAAG GTGCAGGACAGTCGTCCAATCAGCTTCCCCTCTCTGCTGAGTCACATGACCTCCATGCACCTGAACGCAGAGGTGCTGGCGATGCCGGTTACTCAGGAGAAGCCAGCGCCCCCGGCCCTAAGGTCCTTTCAGCCCTTCTCAGGCACTGTCCCCTGTGACTTCCACATCCTcaacctgcggacactgcaggcAGAG GATGAGTCGCTGCCCTCGGCGGagatggctctgatcctgcatcGCAAGGGCTTCGACTGTGGCCTGGAGGCCAAACACCTGGGCTTCAACTGCACCACCAGCCAGGGCAAG TTCTCTCTTGGGAGCCTGTTCCACGGCTTGGAGCTGGGGTTCCTGCAGCCCACCTCGCTGACACTGATGTACCCGCTGGGCGCTGCCTCCCCCAACAGCACTGTGATCCACATGGACCCCATGGAGATCGCCACCTTCCGCATCCACTTCGGGTAG
- the MAN2A2 gene encoding alpha-mannosidase 2x isoform X2: MKLKKQVTVCGAAIFCVAVFSLYLMLDRVQHDPARHQSGGNFPRSQISVLQNRIEQLEQLLEENHEIISHIKESVLELTAHAEGQPLLLPYHTPNGSWVLPPESRPSFFSISPQDCQFALGSGGQKPDLQMLAVASVLPFDNQDGGVWKQGFDITYEPHEWDTEPLQVFVVPHSHNDPGWIKTFEKYYADQTQHILNSMVLKLREDPRRRFIWSEISFFSKWWDNISTQKRAAVRRLVGNGQLEMVTGGWVMPDEANSHYFAMIDQLIEGHQWLEKNIGVTPRSGWAVDPFGHSATMPYLLRRANLTSMLIQRVHYAIKKHFAATHNLEFMWRQTWATMCPTPAALTPRSAASLTSSACLGAGSTVHGRCPPEPSLRPTWPNGHTSCWTSTARRPSCSAARCCWCLWETTSATTSPRSGTPSSSTTSASSTSSTPTPACTCRTGIVPGMKPPGFPVLSGDFFSYADREDHYWTGYYTSRPFYKSLDRVLEAHLRGAEVLYSLALSHARHAGLDSRYPLSDYALLTEARRALGLFQHHDAITGTAKEAVVVDYGVRLLHSLVNLKRVISNAAHYLVLGDKEAYRYDPAGPFLGMDDMRLNQDSLPEKTVIKLDTSPRFVVLFNPLEQERLSVVSLLVSSPRVRVLSEEGQPLAVQLSAQWSSATDMVPDVYQVSIMTRLPALGLSVLQLYKSFDSHTTLMSSVHLHLHGRDLPVRPREVFPVRVVPATSDDFCLDNQHMQACFSGLTGLLQSVRWAGEEHKLSSEFLIYGTRSAKDKSGAYLFLPDGDAKPYAPKEPPVVRVTEGPFFSEVASYYQHVQQVVRLYNVPGVEGLSLDLSCLVDIRDHVNKEMALRLSTSIASEDTFFTDLNGFQIQPRRFLKKLPLQANFYPMPAMAYIQDKQSRLTLHTAQALGVSSLRSGQLEVILDRRLMQDDNRGLGQGLKDNKRTCNRFRLLLERRTTANKVQDSRPISFPSLLSHMTSMHLNAEVLAMPVTQEKPAPPALRSFQPFSGTVPCDFHILNLRTLQAEDESLPSAEMALILHRKGFDCGLEAKHLGFNCTTSQGKFSLGSLFHGLELGFLQPTSLTLMYPLGAASPNSTVIHMDPMEIATFRIHFG, translated from the exons ATGAAGCTGAAGAAGCAGGTGACAGTGTGCGGAGCTGCCATCTTCTGCGTGGCCGTCTTCTCCCTCTACCTGATGCTGGACCGAGTGCAGCACGACCCTGCCCGGCACCAGAGCGGGGGCAACTTCCCGCGG AGCCAGATCTCGGTGCTGCAGAACCGCAtcgagcagctggagcagctgctggaggagaacCACGAGATCATCAGCCACATCAAGGAGTCGGTGCTGGAGCTGACGGCCCATGCAGAGGGGCAGCCGCTGCTGCTGCCCTACCACACACCCAACGGGTCCTGGGTGCTGCCACCCGAGAGCCGGCCCAGCTTCTTCTCCATCTCCCCACAGGACTGCCAGTTCGCACTGGGGAGCGGGGGCCAGAAGCCAGACCTGCAG ATGCTGGCCGTGGCCTCGGTGCTGCCCTTTGATAACCAGGACGGCGGCGTGTGGAAGCAGGGCTTTGACATTACCTACGAGCCCCATGAGTGGGACACGGAGCCCCTGCAGGTGTTTGTGGTGCCACACTCCCATAACGATCCAG GCTGGATCAAGACCTTTGAGAAGTACTACGCAGACCAGACACAGCACATCCTGAACAGCATGGTGCTGAAACTGCGGGAGGACCCGCGCCGCCGCTTCATCTGGTCTGAGATCTCCTTCTTCTCCAAGTGGTGGGACAACATCAGCACCCAGAAACGGGCTGCGGTGCGCAG GCTGGTTGGCAATGGGCAGCTGGAGATGGTGACGGGCGGCTGGGTGATGCCCGACGAGGCCAATTCCCACTACTTCGCCATGATTGACCAGCTGATCGAGGGGCATCAGTGGCTGGAGAAGAACATCG GTGTGACCCCACGGTCTGGCTGGGCTGTCGACCCCTTTGGGCACAGCGCCACCATGCCCTACCTGCTGAGACGCGCCAACCTGACCAGCATGCTGATCCAGAGGGTACACTACGCCATCAAGAAGCACTTCGCTGCCACTCACAACCTGGAGTTCATGTGGAGACAGACCTGGG CTACGATGTGCCCCACACCTGCGGCCCTGACCCCAAGATCTGCTGCCAGTTTGACTTCAAGCGCCTGCCTGGGGGCAGGATCAACTGTCCATGGAAGGTGCCCCCCCGAGCCATCACTGAGGCCAACGTGGCCGAACG GGCACACCTCTTGCTGGACCAGTACCGCAAGAAGGCCAAGCTGTTCCGCAGCAAGGTGCTGCTGGTGCCTCTGGGAGACGACTTCCGCTACGACAAGCCCCAGGAGTGGGACGCCCAGTTCCTCAACTACCAGCGCCTCTTCGACTTCCTCAACGCCCACCCCGGCCTGCACGTGCAG GACCGGGATCGTCCCTGGGATGAAGCCGCCCGGCTTCCCCGTGCTGAGTGGAGACTTCTTCTCCTATGCAGACCGGGAGGACCACTACTGGACAGGCTACTACACCTCCCGGCCCTTCTACAAGAGCCTGGACCGCGTGCTGGAGGCCCATCTCCG GGGTGCAGAGGTCCTGTACAGCCTGGCGCTGAGTCACGCCCGGCATGCTGGCCTGGACAGCAGATACCCGCTCTCGGATTACGCCCTGTTGACCGAGGCCCGGCGTGCCCTGGGGCTCTTCCAGCACCACGACGCCATCACGGGCACCGCCAAAGAGGCCGTCGTGGTGGATTACGGTGTCAG GCTGCTCCACTCCCTGGTGAACCTGAAACGCGTCATCAGCAACGCCGCGCACTACCTGGTGCTGGGCGACAAGGAGGCCTATCGCTACGACCCCGCAGGGCCCTTCCTTGGCATG GACGACATGCGCCTCAACCAGGACTCGCTGCCTGAGAAAACCGTCATCAAGTTGGACACATCGCCCAG GTTCGTGGTGCTGTTTAACCCGCTGGAACAGGAGCGGCTCAGTGTCGTCTCACTGCTGGTGAGCTCCCCGCGCGTCCGCGTGCTCTCCGAGGAGGGGCAGCCCCTGGCCGTCCAGCTCAGCGCCCAGTGGAGCTCAGCCACGGACATGGTGCCCGATGTCTACCAG GTGTCCATCATGACCCGGCTGCCAGCACTGGGCCTCAGCGTCCTGCAGTTGTACAAGTCGTTCGACAGCCACACCACGCTCATGTCGTCTGTGCACCTCCACCTGCACGGGCGTGACTTGCCAGTGCGCCCACGCGAGGTCTTCCCTGTGCGCGTGGTCCCCGCCACCTCCGACGACTTCTGCCTGGACAACCAGCACATGCAGGCCTGCTTCTCCGGCCTCACCGGCCTGCTGCAG AGCGTCCGGTGGGCCGGGGAGGAGCACAAGCTGAGCAGTGAGTTCCTCATCTATGGCACCAGGAGCGCCAAGGACAAGAGTGGGGCCTACCTCTTCCTGCCGGACGGCGACGCCAAG CCCTATGCCCCCAAGGAGCCGCCCGTGGTGCGGGTGACCGAGGGACCTTTCTTCTCGGAGGTGGCCAGCTACTACCAGCATGTGCAGCAGGTGGTGCGGCTTTACAACGTGCCAG GGGTGGAGGGCCTGTCCCTGGATCTGTCCTGCCTGGTGGACATCCGCGACCACGTCAACAAGGAGATGGCCCTGCGCCTTAGCACCAGCATCGCCAGCGAGGACACCTTCTTCACCGATCTCAACGGCTTCCAG ATCCAGCCTCGCAGGTTCCTGAAGAAGCTGCCTCTCCAGGCCAACTTCTACCCCATGCCAGCCATGGCCTACATCCAGGACAAGCAGAGCCGCCTGACCCTGCACACGGCCCAGGCCCTGGGGGTGTCCAGCCTGCGCAGTG GCCAGCTGGAGGTGATTCTGGACCGGCGCCTCATGCAGGACGACAACCGTGGCCTCGGCCAGGGGCTGAAGGACAACAAGCGAACCTGCAACCGCTTCCGCCTCCTGCTGGAGCGCCGCACCACGGCCAACAAG GTGCAGGACAGTCGTCCAATCAGCTTCCCCTCTCTGCTGAGTCACATGACCTCCATGCACCTGAACGCAGAGGTGCTGGCGATGCCGGTTACTCAGGAGAAGCCAGCGCCCCCGGCCCTAAGGTCCTTTCAGCCCTTCTCAGGCACTGTCCCCTGTGACTTCCACATCCTcaacctgcggacactgcaggcAGAG GATGAGTCGCTGCCCTCGGCGGagatggctctgatcctgcatcGCAAGGGCTTCGACTGTGGCCTGGAGGCCAAACACCTGGGCTTCAACTGCACCACCAGCCAGGGCAAG TTCTCTCTTGGGAGCCTGTTCCACGGCTTGGAGCTGGGGTTCCTGCAGCCCACCTCGCTGACACTGATGTACCCGCTGGGCGCTGCCTCCCCCAACAGCACTGTGATCCACATGGACCCCATGGAGATCGCCACCTTCCGCATCCACTTCGGGTAG